In Taeniopygia guttata chromosome 2, bTaeGut7.mat, whole genome shotgun sequence, one genomic interval encodes:
- the RPL7 gene encoding large ribosomal subunit protein uL30, with the protein MADKEVKKVPSVPESLLKKRQAYAVMKAKRQKKILAIKKYRKAQRKLIYAKAQAYHKEYRHMYRQEIRMARMARKAGNYYVPAEPKLAFVIRIRGTNGVSPKVRKVLQLLRLRQIFNGTFVKLNKASINMLRIVEPYIAWGYPNLKSVHELIYKRGYGKINKQRIALTDNRLIQKRLGKLGIICMEDVIHEIYTVGKNFKVVNNFLWPFKLSSPRGGMKKKTIHFVEGGDAGNREDQINRLIRRMN; encoded by the exons ATGGCGGACAAGGA AGTAAAGAAGGTGCCCTCTGTGCCCGAGAGCCTGCTGAAGAAGCGGCAGGCCTATGCGGTCATGAAAGCCAAACGTCAGAAGAAGATTTTGGCTATAAAAAAG TACCGCAAGGCACAAAGGAAGCTCATCTATGCAAAAGCCCAGGCTTACCACAAGGAGTACAGGCACATGTACAGGCAGGAGATCCGTATGGCCAGGATGGCCCGGAAAGCTGGCAATTACTACGTCCCAGCTGAGCCAAAACTGGCATTTGTGATCAGGATTAGAGG TACCAACGGTGTCAGCCCTAAGGTTCGCAAGGTTCTGCAGCTTCTTCGCCTGCGGCAGATTTTTAATGGCACCTTTGTAAAACTCAACAAAGCCTCTATCAACATGTTGCGGATTGTTGAACCCTACATTGCCTGGGG TTACCCCAACCTGAAGTCCGTGCATGAGCTGATCTACAAGCGAGGTTACGGCAAGATCAACAAGCAGCGCATTGCTCTGACTGACAACCGCCTGATCCAGAAGCGCCTTG GAAAGCTTGGCATCATCTGCATGGAAGATGTGATCCATGAAATTTACACTGTTGGCAAGAACTTCAAAGTTGTGAACAACTTCCTTTGGCCCTTCAAGTTATCCTCTCCTCGGGGTggaatgaagaagaaaacaatccACTTTGTGGAAGGTGGGGATGCTGGTAACAGAGAAGACCAGATCAACAGACTCATAAGGAGAATGAACTAA
- the RDH10 gene encoding retinol dehydrogenase 10, with translation MNILLEFFVVTFRVLWAFVLAAAKWLVRPKEKSVAGQVCLITGAGSGLGRLFALEFARRRALLVLWDINTQSNEETAGMVRHIYREMAEEAAAAAPGVAGDGEKDVLPHCNLQVYTYTCDVGKRENVYLTAERVRKEVGEVSVLVNNAGVVSGHHLLECPDELIERTMMVNCHAHFWTTKAFLPKMLEMNHGHIVTVASSLGLFSTAGVEDYCASKFGAVGFHESLSHELKAAEKDGIKTTLVCPYLVDTGMFRGCRIRKEIEPFLPPLKPEYCVKQAMRAILTDQPMICTPRLMYMVTFMKSILPFEAVVCMYRFLGADKCMYPFIAQRKQATNNNEAKNGI, from the exons ATGAACATCCTACTGGAGTTCTTCGTGGTGACTTTCCGAGTGCTGTGGGCGTTCGTGCTGGCCGCGGCCAAGTGGCTGGTGCGGCCCAAAGAGAAAAGTGTGGCGGGGCAGGTGTGCCTGATCACCGGGGCGGGCAGCGGCCTGGGCCGCCTCTTCGCCCTGGAGTTCGCCCGGCGCCGGGCGCTTTTGGTGCTGTGGGACATCAACACGCAGAGCAATGAGGAGACGGCGGGCATGGTGCGGCACATCTACCGGGAGATGGCcgaggaggcggcggccgccgcccccggaG TGGCTGGAGATGGAGAGAAAGATGTGCTGCCCCATTGCAACTTGCAGGTTTACACGTACACCTGTGATGTGGGCAAAAGAGAGAATGTCTACTTGACAGCTGAGAGGGTCCGTAAGGAGGTTGGCGAGGTGTCTGTCCTGGTTAACAACGCCGGTGTGGTCTCCGGGCACCATCTTCTGGAGTGTCCTGATGAGCTTATTGAGAGGACCATGATGGTTAACTGTCACGCACACTTCTGG aCCACTAAAGCATTCCTTCCCAAGATGCTGGAAATGAACCATGGACACATTGTGACAGTTGCAAGTTCCCTGGGGTTATTCAGTACTGCTGGAGTGGAG GATTATTGTGCCAGCAAATTTGGAGCTGTAGGTTTCCATGAGTCTTTGAGCCATGAATTGAAGGCTGCTGAAAAGGATGGAATCAAAACTACTTTAGTCTGCCCTTACCTTGTAGATACAGGAATGTTTAGAGGGTGCAGGATCAG aaaagaaattgaGCCTTTCCTTCCACCCTTGAAACCTGAATACTGTGTGAAACAGGCTATGAGAGCCATCCTTACAGACCAGCCAATGATCTGCACACCTCGCCTCATGTATATGGTCACCTTCATGAAAAG TATTCTGCCATTTGAAGCAGTGGTATGCATGTATCGGTTTTTGGGAGCGGACAAGTGTATGTATCCTTTCATCGCTCAACGGAAACAGGCTACAAACAACAATGAAgcaaaaaatggaatttaa